From a region of the Hymenobacter jejuensis genome:
- the sppA gene encoding signal peptide peptidase SppA has protein sequence MRQFLKYVLATLTGLVLFAVVGFLVLFAVAISAAKSDKDVSVASNSVLEIKLNKPVSERESRDSFAALFSSQADNTGLDQLKATIRRAKNDDDIKGIFLNVELVQAGMASLEEIRDALLDFKKSGKFVVAYSDISSEKSYYLSSVADKLYLNPQGSLEFNGLSSETYYYKNLFNKLGIEPYIFRVGSFKSAVEPYFRENMSDSARLQTSSFLNSLNNFMLQHVAAARKIAPARLKVISDSMLVHNADDAKRLGLVTDLGYYDEALDFMKSKVGIAKKSRLSLVSLDDYSKDIDENTSNNNRIAVIYAEGDIVTGKGGNDNIGSTRFADAIRKARLDDKVKAVVLRVNSPGGSSLASDIIYREVALTKAVKPIVCSMSDVAASGGYFIAMACDTIVAHPNTITGSIGVFGVLPNIQPLLRDKLGITTDRVTTGKFSDQPTITRPLTEFEKQQLQKEVDRIYADFTTKAAKGRHMPVERLKRFASGRVWSGTEAKQRGLVDVLGSFDDAMRIAARRAHLKADDYSIQRLPRQKTMFESVFSGISEEVRMRMVKQEMGPLYPLYEQYKTLSTMSGVQARMPFELNIQ, from the coding sequence ATGAGACAATTTCTTAAGTACGTACTGGCTACGCTCACGGGCCTCGTGCTATTCGCTGTGGTGGGCTTTCTGGTGCTGTTTGCCGTGGCGATTTCCGCCGCCAAGTCTGACAAAGATGTGAGCGTGGCGAGCAATTCGGTGCTGGAAATCAAGCTCAATAAACCTGTTTCGGAACGTGAGAGCCGCGATTCGTTTGCGGCCCTGTTCTCCAGCCAAGCCGACAATACCGGCTTAGATCAGCTCAAAGCAACCATTCGCCGCGCCAAAAACGACGACGACATCAAAGGCATTTTCTTGAACGTGGAGCTGGTGCAGGCCGGCATGGCGTCGCTGGAAGAAATTCGGGACGCGCTACTCGACTTCAAGAAGTCGGGCAAGTTTGTGGTGGCGTACAGCGACATTTCCTCGGAGAAGAGCTACTACTTGTCTTCCGTGGCCGATAAGCTGTACCTCAACCCGCAAGGCTCGCTGGAATTCAACGGCCTCAGCTCCGAGACTTATTATTACAAAAACCTGTTCAACAAGCTGGGCATCGAGCCTTACATCTTCCGGGTGGGCTCTTTCAAAAGCGCGGTGGAGCCTTACTTCCGCGAGAACATGTCGGATTCGGCGCGGCTGCAAACCTCGTCGTTTCTTAACTCACTGAATAACTTCATGTTACAGCACGTAGCTGCCGCCCGCAAAATCGCGCCGGCGCGGTTGAAGGTGATCAGCGACTCGATGCTCGTGCACAACGCCGACGATGCCAAGCGCTTGGGCCTTGTTACGGATCTGGGCTATTACGATGAGGCGCTGGACTTTATGAAGTCGAAAGTCGGCATTGCCAAAAAGAGCAGGCTCAGCCTCGTCAGCCTCGATGACTATAGCAAAGACATCGACGAAAACACCAGCAACAACAACCGCATCGCGGTGATTTATGCCGAAGGCGACATCGTGACGGGCAAGGGAGGCAACGACAACATCGGCAGCACGCGCTTCGCCGACGCCATCCGCAAGGCCCGCCTCGACGATAAAGTAAAAGCCGTGGTGCTGCGCGTCAATTCGCCCGGCGGCTCGTCGCTGGCTTCGGACATCATCTACCGCGAAGTCGCGCTCACTAAGGCCGTAAAGCCGATCGTGTGTTCGATGTCGGATGTGGCGGCTTCGGGCGGCTATTTCATTGCTATGGCCTGCGATACCATTGTGGCGCACCCCAATACGATTACGGGCAGCATTGGCGTATTTGGCGTGCTGCCCAACATCCAGCCCTTGCTGCGCGACAAGCTCGGCATCACCACCGACCGCGTAACTACCGGTAAATTTTCCGATCAGCCAACCATTACGCGGCCGCTCACGGAGTTTGAAAAGCAGCAGCTGCAAAAAGAAGTCGATCGCATCTACGCCGACTTCACTACCAAGGCCGCCAAAGGCCGGCACATGCCCGTCGAGCGCCTGAAGCGCTTTGCCTCCGGCCGCGTGTGGTCGGGCACGGAAGCCAAGCAGCGCGGCCTGGTCGATGTGCTTGGCTCCTTCGACGACGCCATGCGCATCGCTGCCCGGCGGGCGCATCTGAAGGCCGACGACTACAGCATACAACGCCTGCCGCGCCAGAAAACAATGTTTGAGAGCGTTTTCAGCGGCATCAGTGAGGAAGTACGCATGCGGATGGTGAAGCAGGAAATGGGCCCGCTGTATCCTCTGTACGAGCAGTACAAAACCCTCTCGACCATGAGCGGCGTACAAGCGCGCATGCCTTTCGAGCTGAACATTCAGTAA